The proteins below come from a single Rhodococcus sp. WMMA185 genomic window:
- a CDS encoding cytochrome P450 codes for MSVESAPAAQKARIPHPRWRVPVLGDVFGLSIRTPLQNSMEAGRPLGPIFERRVFGIRFVFVSGSEMVAELSDDSRFGKHLAPGVDSLREIGGDGLFTAYDHEPNWDKAHHLLVPAFTKSAMRSYHDTMLDVAGELTEHWDQFVDGGAVDVSSDMTKVTLETIGRTGFSYSFDSFKRERPHPFVQAMVNALSHSQRTSLVRATTLGRLLTRRSDRRNVANIEYLAEVVDEVIRSRRDSAEAGPEDLLELMLRAARENDPNRIDELNIRHQVVTFLVAGHETTSGALSFALYYLSRHPEVLAKAQAEVDTVWGDEAPTFEQIAKLRYVRRVLDESLRLWPTAPAYGREAKVPTTLVGKYPMNVGDWVLVLIPSLHRDPVWGDDPEAFDPDNFLPERVRARPAHVYKPFGTGKRACIGRQFALHEAVLVLGTILHRYQIVGDPNYRLKVSERLTLMPEGFTLQLRRR; via the coding sequence ATGAGCGTCGAATCAGCGCCTGCTGCGCAAAAGGCAAGAATTCCGCATCCACGCTGGCGCGTCCCGGTCCTCGGTGATGTGTTCGGGCTCAGTATCCGGACTCCACTGCAGAACTCGATGGAGGCCGGTAGGCCACTCGGACCCATCTTCGAACGCCGGGTGTTCGGTATTCGGTTCGTGTTCGTGTCCGGTTCCGAAATGGTCGCCGAACTCTCCGACGATTCCCGGTTCGGCAAACACCTCGCACCCGGTGTCGATTCGCTGCGCGAGATCGGCGGTGACGGCCTTTTCACCGCGTACGACCACGAGCCGAACTGGGACAAGGCCCACCATCTCCTCGTTCCAGCATTCACCAAGTCCGCGATGCGCTCGTACCACGACACGATGCTCGACGTCGCGGGCGAACTGACCGAGCACTGGGACCAGTTCGTGGACGGCGGGGCTGTGGACGTGTCTTCGGACATGACGAAGGTGACCCTCGAAACCATCGGCCGCACCGGGTTCAGCTACTCGTTCGACTCGTTCAAGCGGGAACGCCCACATCCATTCGTGCAGGCGATGGTGAATGCGCTCAGCCATTCGCAACGCACTTCACTCGTAAGAGCGACTACTCTCGGGCGTCTCCTGACCCGGCGGTCCGATCGCCGCAACGTCGCCAACATCGAGTACCTGGCGGAGGTCGTCGACGAGGTGATCCGCAGCCGCCGTGACAGTGCCGAAGCCGGTCCCGAGGACCTCCTCGAACTCATGCTGAGAGCCGCCAGAGAAAATGACCCCAATCGGATCGACGAACTGAACATCCGCCACCAGGTGGTCACCTTTCTCGTTGCGGGACACGAAACAACCTCCGGAGCATTGTCATTCGCCCTGTACTACCTGTCGCGGCACCCCGAGGTCCTCGCGAAGGCGCAGGCCGAGGTGGACACCGTCTGGGGTGACGAGGCCCCGACATTCGAGCAGATCGCCAAACTCCGCTATGTGCGACGCGTGCTCGACGAGTCGTTGCGGCTGTGGCCGACCGCTCCCGCATATGGCCGCGAAGCGAAGGTCCCTACGACCCTCGTCGGCAAGTATCCGATGAACGTCGGCGACTGGGTCCTCGTTCTCATCCCGTCCCTACATCGCGATCCCGTGTGGGGCGACGATCCCGAGGCATTCGACCCGGACAATTTCCTTCCCGAACGCGTCCGGGCCCGTCCTGCGCACGTGTACAAACCGTTCGGCACCGGCAAACGGGCGTGCATAGGCCGCCAGTTCGCTCTGCACGAGGCAGTGCTCGTCCTCGGCACGATCCTGCACCGCTACCAAATCGTCGGTGACCCCAACTACCGCTTGAAGGTATCCGAACGGCTGACCCTGATGCCTGAGGGGTTCACCCTGCAGCTACGCCGGCGCTGA
- a CDS encoding thiamine pyrophosphate-dependent enzyme: protein MAEPIDEYFTTTVSAMSPVSATRRGASGGFGDRNAPLREGDLLTVGQALGLFDSQLGSRHLDLAARWLRSRGDGFYTIGSSGHEGNAAVAAALRPTDPALLHYRSGGFFLERARRIPGSDPLRDVLLGVVAAAEEPMSGGRHKVFGRHDLNVIPQTSTIASHLPRAVGVAFSIGRAAKLHVASPWPADAVAVCSFGDASANHSTAVGAINTAIAAAYQGLPLPLLFVCEDNGLGISTKTPAGWIASAFGASEGLEYFAADGSDLSAAFATASAAAQWVRTHRRPAFLHLHTVRLMGHAGSDVESAYRSPDEITADFDRDPVLCTARLLLEGGHLTPTEVLDLYENKRAEVLDLAERVATQPQLGSASAVMAPLRESLDEAAAATPRDLESAGRTTVLRTPLPEDEGPLTLASSINRALLEILALYPEAMVFGEDVGRKGGVYGVTRGLMKKAGAARVFDTVLDEQAILGLALGAGVSGLLPIPEIQYLAYLHNAADQIRGEGATLQFFSDRQYRNPMVVRVAGYGYQKGFGGHFHNDNALGALRDIPGIVIASPARPDDAAAMLHTVAAAAHTAGVVCVFLEPIALYHNRDLFADGDEQWLAPYPGPVTRAQSEVAIGRARTYGDGTDLTIVTFGNGVRMSLRVARRLQRENITARVVDMRWLAPLPMPDILREAAATGRVLVVDETRHCGGVSEGVITALVDEGFTGRLARVTSEDSFIPLGDAALEVLLSEDTIEAAAIALVRSPNVTAVQSK, encoded by the coding sequence ATGGCTGAGCCCATCGACGAGTACTTCACCACCACTGTCTCTGCGATGAGTCCTGTCTCTGCGACGAGGCGCGGTGCAAGTGGCGGTTTCGGCGACCGGAACGCACCGCTTCGCGAAGGAGACTTGCTGACGGTAGGGCAGGCGCTCGGGCTCTTCGATTCGCAGTTGGGCAGCCGCCATCTCGATCTGGCGGCGCGGTGGCTTCGATCGCGTGGGGACGGCTTCTACACCATCGGTTCGTCCGGCCACGAAGGGAACGCTGCGGTGGCTGCTGCTTTGCGTCCTACCGACCCGGCTCTGTTGCACTACCGGTCCGGCGGGTTCTTTCTCGAGCGGGCGAGACGGATTCCCGGTAGTGACCCGCTGCGCGATGTCCTGCTCGGGGTCGTCGCGGCTGCCGAGGAACCGATGTCGGGCGGGCGCCACAAGGTCTTCGGTCGCCACGATCTCAACGTGATTCCGCAGACCTCGACGATCGCCTCGCATCTGCCGCGTGCGGTCGGGGTGGCCTTCTCCATCGGCAGGGCCGCCAAACTGCACGTTGCCTCGCCTTGGCCCGCGGATGCGGTCGCAGTATGCAGCTTCGGCGACGCCTCCGCGAACCATTCGACCGCGGTGGGCGCGATCAATACGGCTATTGCGGCCGCGTATCAGGGTCTGCCGCTGCCGCTGCTCTTCGTCTGTGAAGACAACGGGCTCGGGATCAGCACGAAGACCCCGGCAGGGTGGATCGCGTCCGCATTCGGAGCCAGCGAAGGCCTCGAATACTTCGCGGCCGACGGCTCGGACCTATCGGCGGCATTCGCCACTGCATCTGCCGCAGCGCAATGGGTCCGAACCCATCGGCGTCCCGCGTTCCTGCACCTGCACACCGTACGGCTGATGGGGCACGCCGGGTCCGACGTCGAATCCGCCTACCGCAGCCCGGACGAGATCACCGCGGACTTCGACCGCGACCCGGTGCTGTGCACGGCGCGACTGCTGCTCGAGGGCGGTCACCTGACCCCCACCGAGGTGCTCGATCTCTACGAGAACAAGCGTGCCGAAGTGCTCGACCTTGCCGAGCGGGTTGCCACGCAGCCGCAACTCGGCAGTGCCTCGGCGGTGATGGCTCCGTTGCGCGAGAGCCTCGACGAAGCCGCCGCCGCCACCCCTCGGGATCTCGAATCCGCTGGTCGTACGACGGTTCTCAGAACGCCTCTCCCGGAGGACGAGGGCCCCTTGACCCTAGCTTCGTCGATCAACCGAGCCCTGCTCGAGATACTCGCGCTCTATCCGGAGGCGATGGTTTTCGGTGAGGACGTCGGCCGCAAGGGCGGCGTCTACGGGGTGACCAGGGGACTGATGAAGAAGGCTGGCGCCGCCCGAGTATTCGACACCGTGCTCGATGAGCAGGCGATCCTGGGCCTCGCCCTCGGCGCAGGGGTGTCGGGGCTGCTGCCGATCCCGGAGATTCAGTATCTCGCCTATCTGCACAACGCCGCAGATCAGATCCGTGGGGAGGGTGCCACGCTGCAGTTCTTCTCCGACCGGCAGTATCGAAATCCGATGGTGGTGCGAGTCGCCGGGTACGGCTATCAGAAGGGGTTCGGGGGACACTTCCACAACGACAACGCGCTAGGTGCGCTACGCGACATCCCCGGAATCGTGATCGCCTCACCGGCGCGTCCGGACGATGCGGCAGCCATGTTGCACACTGTCGCAGCGGCCGCGCACACCGCAGGGGTGGTGTGTGTATTCCTCGAACCGATTGCGCTGTACCACAACCGGGATCTGTTCGCCGATGGCGACGAGCAGTGGTTGGCGCCGTACCCGGGCCCGGTGACCCGAGCGCAGAGCGAAGTTGCGATCGGAAGGGCGCGAACCTACGGGGACGGAACGGACCTGACCATCGTCACGTTCGGAAACGGGGTGCGGATGAGCCTGCGGGTTGCTCGCCGGCTTCAGAGGGAGAACATCACTGCGCGGGTGGTGGACATGCGATGGCTTGCGCCCCTGCCCATGCCGGACATCCTCCGCGAGGCCGCCGCCACCGGTCGGGTACTCGTCGTCGACGAGACCCGTCACTGCGGGGGTGTGTCCGAGGGCGTGATCACCGCGCTCGTCGACGAAGGCTTCACCGGTCGCTTAGCCCGGGTCACGAGCGAGGACAGCTTCATCCCTCTCGGTGACGCCGCACTCGAGGTTCTGCTGTCCGAAGACACCATCGAGGCTGCTGCGATCGCACTTGTCCGATCGCCGAATGTCACAGCGGTGCAGTCCAAGTGA
- a CDS encoding sulfite oxidase — MWGKREDMLVHEESPYNAEPAGSALVDGEVTALDTFYCRNHGEIPDIPGKKWRLSVTGLVNHEQDFTLSDLESRFETRSLVATLQCAGNRRAGLIAVRDIPGEPWESGATSTAEWRGVRLSDVLSACGVRTDGPLHVEFTAPDVADEATPPQQYGSSIPLSKALSDEVLLAWEMNSEPLPRVHGGPVRVVVPGYIGARSVKWITGIKVQDHPSDNYFQSTVYHILPADADPDSARPGDGIPLSSVALNCDILEPADGATVPAGPLSVHGYALAGDGRGIARVDVSLDGGRTWAQAELAAEVSPWSWRRWSQVVDATPGPLTITARAWDTTAAMQPESAAQLWNPHGYVNNSWPSANLTVT; from the coding sequence ATGTGGGGCAAACGCGAAGACATGCTAGTCCACGAAGAGTCCCCGTATAACGCCGAACCTGCAGGTTCGGCGTTGGTGGACGGCGAGGTCACCGCCTTGGACACGTTCTACTGCCGCAACCACGGCGAGATCCCTGACATTCCCGGCAAGAAGTGGCGACTCTCGGTCACCGGACTGGTGAACCATGAACAGGACTTCACGCTCTCCGACCTCGAAAGCCGTTTCGAGACCCGCAGCCTCGTGGCGACACTGCAATGTGCGGGCAACCGCAGGGCGGGCCTCATCGCGGTGCGCGATATCCCGGGCGAACCCTGGGAATCTGGGGCGACATCCACCGCCGAGTGGCGCGGAGTGCGACTGTCGGACGTCCTGAGCGCCTGCGGAGTGCGCACCGACGGGCCCCTTCACGTGGAGTTCACCGCTCCGGACGTCGCGGACGAGGCGACACCACCACAGCAATACGGCAGCTCGATCCCGCTGTCCAAAGCCCTGTCGGATGAAGTTCTGCTGGCATGGGAGATGAATTCCGAACCCCTCCCCCGGGTTCACGGCGGCCCGGTCCGGGTGGTGGTTCCGGGGTACATCGGTGCCCGCAGCGTGAAGTGGATTACCGGCATCAAGGTTCAGGACCACCCGTCCGACAATTACTTCCAGTCCACCGTGTACCACATCCTCCCTGCCGACGCAGACCCCGATTCCGCGCGCCCAGGCGACGGCATCCCCCTCTCCTCGGTCGCACTGAACTGCGACATTCTCGAGCCGGCCGATGGGGCAACCGTCCCGGCGGGGCCACTTTCCGTCCACGGATACGCGCTGGCGGGGGACGGTCGCGGGATCGCCCGGGTGGACGTATCCCTCGACGGCGGTCGCACGTGGGCGCAAGCGGAACTCGCCGCCGAGGTGAGTCCGTGGTCGTGGCGCCGCTGGTCACAGGTCGTCGACGCGACACCCGGACCGCTGACGATCACCGCGCGGGCCTGGGACACCACCGCTGCCATGCAACCCGAATCGGCCGCCCAATTGTGGAACCCACACGGATACGTCAACAACTCCTGGCCCAGCGCGAATCTGACCGTCACCTGA
- a CDS encoding DUF4386 domain-containing protein produces the protein MSATLASSVTASPAQPAGPTTDRLARTTGWLYLALAGLGMLGPLTLESFVVPGDASATADSIAQSPWLFDISLVTWIAIVAVDVVLSVTLYLLLAPAGRALSLTAAAFRLVYSAVLGALLILPFLARALLTDGSGDAVDPQNQALAALEAFARGFLLALVFFGFHLLTLGLLLLRSRYVPRIFGVLLVAAGAGYIADSLLQLITDAGGGAISAVLLTPAVIGEIGLAVWLLVKGVQTGGVRTR, from the coding sequence ATGAGCGCCACACTCGCATCGTCGGTCACCGCGTCGCCCGCCCAGCCTGCGGGGCCGACTACCGACCGCCTCGCGCGGACCACCGGCTGGTTGTATCTGGCACTGGCTGGATTGGGAATGCTGGGACCGCTCACGCTGGAATCGTTCGTCGTTCCCGGCGACGCTTCCGCGACGGCGGACTCGATCGCGCAGTCGCCGTGGCTCTTCGACATCAGCCTCGTCACCTGGATCGCGATCGTGGCGGTGGACGTCGTACTGTCGGTGACTCTCTACCTGCTGCTGGCACCGGCGGGCCGGGCGCTCTCGCTGACGGCGGCCGCATTCCGGCTGGTCTACTCCGCTGTTCTGGGGGCGCTGCTGATCCTGCCGTTTCTCGCCCGCGCACTGCTTACCGATGGGTCGGGGGATGCGGTCGACCCGCAGAATCAGGCGCTAGCCGCGCTCGAGGCCTTCGCTCGAGGCTTCCTGCTGGCTCTCGTGTTCTTTGGATTCCATCTCCTGACCCTCGGACTACTCCTACTCCGGTCTCGCTACGTCCCACGGATATTCGGTGTTCTTCTGGTGGCGGCGGGTGCCGGCTATATCGCAGACAGCTTGCTGCAACTGATCACCGACGCCGGTGGCGGTGCGATCTCCGCCGTGTTGCTCACTCCTGCCGTCATCGGCGAGATCGGGCTCGCCGTCTGGCTGCTGGTCAAGGGTGTCCAGACCGGGGGAGTCCGGACGCGGTGA
- a CDS encoding NAD(P)-dependent oxidoreductase: protein METADTRENGNPKATGKVCIVGASGKLGRYMVRHALDRGYDVVGVCREKSVGKLAEFDGRITVVPGATNDREVIARAVADCDGVLTVLVPWGMSHYASGTAQAVLDHARPGARLVFSCGWHITRDGKDVYTRRLKAFVAVVSRLARLARVVDIDDQVEACRRIFASDTRWTVVRGSDLEEGESQGLPVWSRHVGDPVLASNLTRRVDFAMFMVEALRDDALVQEAPAIVGCRTPSALAYAEGAA, encoded by the coding sequence ATGGAAACCGCTGATACCCGAGAGAACGGAAACCCGAAGGCAACCGGGAAGGTGTGCATCGTCGGCGCCTCAGGCAAGCTGGGCCGCTACATGGTGCGGCACGCACTCGATCGGGGGTACGACGTCGTCGGCGTCTGCCGCGAGAAGAGCGTGGGCAAGCTAGCGGAGTTCGACGGCCGGATCACCGTCGTCCCCGGAGCGACCAACGATCGCGAGGTCATCGCGAGAGCGGTGGCGGACTGCGACGGCGTCCTGACCGTGCTGGTGCCGTGGGGCATGAGCCACTACGCCTCGGGTACCGCGCAGGCCGTTCTGGACCACGCGCGCCCGGGTGCGCGGCTCGTGTTCTCCTGCGGCTGGCACATCACCCGCGACGGCAAAGATGTCTACACACGCAGGCTGAAGGCGTTCGTCGCGGTTGTCAGTCGGTTGGCCAGGCTCGCGCGGGTGGTGGACATCGACGATCAGGTGGAGGCGTGCCGGCGAATCTTCGCCAGCGACACCCGGTGGACCGTTGTCCGCGGCAGCGACCTGGAAGAAGGTGAGAGCCAGGGGCTGCCGGTCTGGAGCAGGCATGTCGGAGATCCTGTGCTCGCGAGCAACTTGACCCGCCGCGTGGACTTCGCGATGTTCATGGTCGAGGCCCTGCGTGACGACGCACTCGTGCAGGAGGCGCCGGCCATCGTCGGATGCCGGACGCCGTCCGCGCTCGCGTACGCCGAGGGGGCAGCATGA
- a CDS encoding TetR/AcrR family transcriptional regulator translates to MPTEKSARRARPHSPLTLDAVLTAAVDLADRAGVSALSMRKLADHLGVEAMSLYHHVANKGAILDGMVDTVFAEIDLPESDGEWRTAMRERTISARAVLVRHPWAIGLMDSRGNPGPATLRHHDAVIGILRRGGFDIAGAAHAISLIDSYLYGFVLQELNLPFEGPGELEDVAETILDHMPADEFPYLTEMIVDHAMKPGYNYADEFEFGLDLILDGLEALRSKVR, encoded by the coding sequence TTGCCCACAGAGAAATCAGCGCGTCGTGCACGACCCCATTCGCCACTGACGCTCGACGCGGTCCTCACCGCGGCCGTCGACCTCGCCGACCGCGCAGGGGTCTCCGCACTCTCGATGCGCAAACTCGCCGATCACCTCGGAGTCGAGGCGATGTCCCTGTATCACCACGTCGCCAACAAGGGCGCCATCCTCGACGGAATGGTCGACACCGTTTTCGCCGAGATCGATCTGCCGGAAAGCGACGGCGAGTGGCGGACAGCGATGCGCGAGCGGACCATCTCGGCGCGCGCCGTCCTTGTTCGCCACCCGTGGGCTATCGGTCTGATGGACTCGAGGGGCAATCCCGGGCCGGCGACCCTCCGACACCACGATGCCGTGATCGGAATCCTGCGCCGAGGTGGCTTCGACATCGCCGGCGCGGCCCATGCGATCTCGCTGATCGACAGCTATCTGTACGGCTTCGTCTTGCAGGAGCTCAATCTGCCGTTCGAGGGACCGGGCGAGCTCGAGGACGTCGCCGAGACGATCCTCGACCACATGCCCGCCGACGAGTTCCCGTATCTCACCGAGATGATCGTCGACCATGCCATGAAACCCGGCTACAACTACGCCGACGAGTTCGAGTTCGGACTCGACCTCATCCTCGACGGTCTCGAAGCGCTACGCAGCAAGGTTCGATGA
- a CDS encoding VOC family protein gives MLLDGINHIAWISKDVARLAQFYAEVFDADVGPTRPHGQGGNETMTNIRIGPHTGLNIVVIEGNTEPERQTPMWGRGRIDHFGLQAASPEAFATIRQRLMDNAASDGTINDFGAVHSIFFRDPDGLEGEVVIAKPSS, from the coding sequence ATGTTGCTCGACGGCATCAACCACATTGCGTGGATCTCCAAGGACGTCGCCCGTTTGGCCCAGTTCTATGCCGAGGTGTTCGATGCCGACGTCGGGCCCACGCGTCCCCACGGCCAGGGCGGGAACGAAACGATGACCAACATTCGCATCGGCCCGCATACCGGGCTGAACATCGTCGTCATCGAAGGCAACACCGAACCCGAACGCCAAACACCGATGTGGGGGCGTGGCCGCATCGACCACTTCGGGCTGCAGGCCGCCTCGCCCGAGGCGTTCGCCACGATTCGGCAACGACTTATGGACAACGCTGCCAGTGACGGCACCATCAACGACTTCGGCGCCGTCCACAGCATCTTCTTCCGCGACCCCGATGGGCTCGAGGGTGAGGTTGTGATTGCTAAGCCGTCGAGCTAG
- a CDS encoding ABC transporter permease translates to MRAMIVKEFRELRRDRRTLAMLVALPVLLLIVFGFAANFTVGTLGVTITGPNAQTVADQLQANPQTEGEFRIDAVDPTGTDATARDALRDDVSDLAIVTGAGKPMVYIDGSNLFAAQAAKIAVAQMGPAVDSEVLYNPDLKTSWVMVPAIIGLILTFIGGIITSIGLVKEREAGTLEQLAVMPFSPAEVIAGKIAPYFLLASLDMIAVTLLGIWIFGVPFNGNVLIFALGAAVFLFVVLGVGVFISTISKTTGQAIQAALMVMLPQVLLSGMIFPLDAMAAGVRWIGYLLPLTYFTKISQGVMLRGAELNTLWLPIGVLVLMAVVIFGAAVFRLKRSIAPAGRAVVRSAE, encoded by the coding sequence ATGCGCGCGATGATCGTCAAGGAATTTCGTGAGCTGCGGCGAGATCGCCGCACCCTCGCCATGTTGGTTGCGTTACCGGTGCTACTCCTGATCGTCTTCGGTTTCGCAGCAAACTTCACCGTCGGGACGCTCGGGGTGACCATCACCGGTCCGAACGCCCAGACCGTGGCCGACCAACTCCAGGCAAACCCGCAGACGGAGGGAGAGTTTCGCATCGATGCGGTCGATCCCACCGGCACCGACGCGACCGCGCGCGACGCGCTGCGCGATGACGTCTCCGACCTGGCGATCGTCACGGGAGCCGGGAAGCCGATGGTGTACATCGACGGATCGAATCTCTTCGCCGCCCAAGCAGCCAAGATCGCCGTCGCGCAGATGGGACCCGCTGTCGACTCGGAGGTGCTCTACAACCCGGACCTGAAGACATCTTGGGTGATGGTGCCCGCGATCATCGGACTGATCCTGACGTTCATCGGCGGCATCATCACCAGCATCGGCCTGGTCAAGGAGCGTGAGGCGGGCACGCTGGAGCAGCTTGCGGTGATGCCGTTCTCGCCCGCGGAGGTGATCGCCGGCAAGATCGCACCGTACTTCCTGCTGGCTTCCCTCGACATGATCGCGGTGACCCTGCTCGGCATATGGATCTTCGGTGTGCCGTTCAACGGCAACGTGCTGATCTTCGCGCTCGGGGCGGCGGTCTTCCTGTTCGTGGTACTCGGGGTGGGGGTGTTCATCTCGACGATCTCCAAGACCACCGGGCAGGCGATCCAGGCGGCGCTGATGGTGATGCTGCCGCAGGTCCTGCTGTCCGGCATGATCTTTCCACTCGACGCGATGGCTGCCGGGGTTCGTTGGATCGGGTACCTGTTGCCGCTGACGTACTTCACCAAGATCTCTCAGGGCGTGATGCTGCGTGGGGCAGAGTTGAACACCTTGTGGCTGCCGATCGGCGTGTTGGTGTTGATGGCCGTGGTGATCTTCGGGGCGGCGGTGTTCCGGCTGAAGCGGTCGATCGCGCCGGCAGGCAGGGCGGTGGTGCGTAGTGCCGAGTGA
- a CDS encoding ABC transporter ATP-binding protein has product MRYGGRPALDDVTVDIPRGEVTAVVGGDGAGKTSLLGALAGRVPIAEGTVTMPPKDEVGFQPSASGVWLDMTVDENIEFVGSAYGMKSKQLAERSESLLGPAGLGSVGDRLGAQLSGGMRHKLGFCLAMLPRPQVLLLDEPSTGVDPVSRVELWRMVAEAAASGTAVLMSTTYLDEAERAHRVLVLEAGSVLGWGTPDKVISSVPGTIVTEGTRPDGLARTWRRGNTFRVWDPDGQADSDGRTDLEDAVIALMLQRDEQRGSGND; this is encoded by the coding sequence GTGCGCTACGGCGGAAGACCGGCACTCGACGACGTGACCGTCGACATTCCGCGCGGAGAGGTCACCGCGGTCGTCGGAGGGGACGGGGCAGGCAAGACCAGCCTGCTCGGCGCGTTGGCTGGCCGCGTACCGATCGCCGAGGGCACCGTCACGATGCCTCCCAAGGACGAGGTCGGGTTCCAGCCGAGTGCCTCTGGAGTGTGGCTGGACATGACCGTGGACGAAAACATCGAATTCGTCGGCAGCGCATACGGAATGAAGTCGAAACAGCTGGCCGAGCGGAGCGAGTCCCTGCTGGGTCCGGCCGGTCTCGGTAGCGTCGGCGACCGGCTCGGCGCACAGCTGTCCGGCGGGATGCGGCACAAACTGGGCTTTTGCCTCGCGATGCTGCCTCGCCCGCAGGTGCTGCTGCTCGACGAACCGAGCACCGGCGTGGATCCGGTCAGCCGGGTGGAGCTGTGGCGGATGGTGGCGGAAGCGGCAGCGTCGGGCACGGCGGTGCTGATGTCGACGACGTACCTGGATGAGGCCGAGCGGGCACACCGAGTGCTGGTACTCGAGGCCGGTTCGGTGCTCGGGTGGGGAACCCCGGACAAGGTGATCTCCTCTGTCCCTGGGACGATCGTCACCGAAGGGACGCGGCCCGACGGCTTGGCCCGAACCTGGCGGCGGGGCAACACCTTCCGGGTCTGGGATCCGGACGGGCAGGCCGATTCGGACGGACGAACCGACCTCGAGGACGCGGTGATCGCGCTGATGTTGCAGCGGGACGAGCAACGGGGGTCGGGGAATGACTGA
- a CDS encoding ABC transporter ATP-binding protein, translating to MTEPVTIDVRGVWRSFGPVTAVRDMSLQVHPGEIVGLIGANGAGKTTLIRMILGLEPVDRGSVEVFGSPPSRSTRRRLGYMPQGLGLYQELSVRQNVDFVAEAFGMTSQALPEALEAVATRQVGEIGLGLQRRLAFYCALSHRPDLVILDEPTSGVDPLARTRLWDTIHDQADSGRAVLVTTHYLQEAQQCDRLVIMSRGRLVAHGTLDDIIGGQRAVTVQTTEWAQAFDALVAAQLPVTLAGREVRVAGADATVVRGALDAAGVVAAVTDVPATLEETMVLIDRDTKVES from the coding sequence ATGACTGAGCCGGTGACGATCGATGTACGTGGGGTGTGGCGGAGCTTCGGGCCGGTCACTGCCGTCCGGGACATGTCGCTGCAGGTTCACCCCGGCGAGATCGTGGGACTGATCGGTGCAAACGGGGCCGGCAAGACCACCCTCATCCGGATGATCCTCGGGCTAGAGCCGGTGGACCGAGGGTCCGTCGAGGTGTTCGGCTCACCGCCGTCGCGGAGCACGCGCCGCAGACTCGGCTATATGCCGCAGGGACTCGGTCTGTACCAGGAACTATCGGTCCGGCAGAACGTGGACTTCGTCGCCGAGGCGTTCGGCATGACATCGCAAGCCCTACCGGAGGCACTCGAGGCGGTCGCGACGCGTCAGGTCGGAGAGATCGGATTGGGGCTGCAACGGCGGCTGGCGTTCTACTGCGCGTTGTCTCACCGCCCGGATCTGGTGATTCTGGACGAGCCGACCTCGGGTGTGGACCCGCTGGCCCGCACCCGGCTGTGGGACACCATTCACGACCAGGCCGACTCCGGGCGTGCGGTACTGGTGACCACGCACTATCTGCAGGAGGCCCAACAGTGTGACCGGTTGGTGATCATGTCGCGCGGGCGCCTGGTGGCGCACGGAACACTCGACGACATCATCGGCGGGCAAAGGGCGGTCACCGTACAGACGACCGAGTGGGCGCAGGCATTCGACGCCCTGGTGGCGGCGCAACTTCCCGTGACGCTCGCCGGACGAGAGGTGCGGGTCGCGGGGGCCGACGCCACCGTCGTCCGCGGTGCGCTCGATGCAGCCGGCGTCGTTGCGGCGGTGACGGACGTGCCCGCCACCCTGGAGGAGACCATGGTGCTGATCGACCGCGATACGAAAGTCGAGTCGTAA